In the genome of Lathyrus oleraceus cultivar Zhongwan6 chromosome 4, CAAS_Psat_ZW6_1.0, whole genome shotgun sequence, the window AAAGCGACTCAGTTTCCTGCTGCTCAAAATTTACAATATCTGGTATTCACTCGGTAAACTGAGTAGTGGTGAAGAATCTTTCTAGGAATTTGTCCTCCAATTCCTTCCAAGTTTGAATTGTTCCATTTGGAAGGAAACATAACCAATCCTTATCCCTTCCAATTAGTGAGAACCCAAACAACCTCAACTTAACCTGGTCACCAGTGACATTGATTAGTTTGCACATCGAAGTTGTTTCATAGAAACGTGCAAGATGCTTCCACGGGTCTCTAATCGCGTTCACGTCGAATGGATTGTCTCTTAAACTTGAAAGCACATAATTCTTAATATCAAAGTTAGAAGGGTCTGCCAGTACAAACCCTTTCGAAACCTGACCTTCATCAGTTCTTTTACAGTAATCCTCCATAGTTTAGGGTGGTATAGTTGCCATGGTGAATTCCTCTTCAGAATCAGAAGAAATCAGTGGTTGATCTTCAACTAAGATCCCTTAAGCTATATTTTCTTCTTTGACTTCTCTCCTGATAACTTGTACGTTTCTTTCAATTTTTGGATCAAACAGTGTCAACGTCGATCCTGAGTTGCACATACACAAACAGAGAATACCTCAGTAGCACTATGACTattaagaaaataaaacaaaaataaaaaagactaAAAGTAACACTTTGCACAAACGTCACTTTGTTGAAATATCAATaatccccgacaacgacgccaaaaacttgatgacttctcgaAAAATGTACTGATAGTGTCGCAGTAATAAAAAGATCAAATCTATGGGGCTTGCTTTTTAACAAGATAAAATGTTTGCAATGTATATAAAATAGTAAAAAGGGGGATTTTCGAGTTTGCAAAATGCGAAAAGTAAATAAGTGTTTAAACAAAATTACGAAAGCGGTCAGGTTGTGTTTAGAAACCCCTATTTATCTATTGTTGATATTTGATGCCTTATATGAATGATCTTATCATTATAACCCCACGAAGAATTAACAAAGTAGTTATAACTGATCCCTCGCAAAATAACTCACTAATCACTACTTGGAGCTTCCTATCCCTAGTCCACTAGTATAAACAGGATTAGGCGATGCACAAAACTTTAATTCCctatgccactactcggggtctcctattcctattcaaccaTTGTAAGTACAATAATTTCCATAGGTCTAACACATAGAATAATGGTCAATATTCCATATGTGCCCACAATCAACTTAAAAGAGTATCTCACttaaaaagcattaagaacaataAGTAATTGTATAAGATTACCAATCAAAAAGTTCATACAAAGTCAACTCGACATATTacccaacaatattgaaataagttaatcataacacaacctaacaTAGAGGAGCTTAGTTACTCATAATTCAAATTACACTATAAAAAAtgatagatgaaaataacatatgAATTTCCTTGAAGTAATGGCCTCCAATGGCTTCTAAATCCCTAAAAATCACCCTTGATGCTGTAAAAATCGTTCTTTGCTCTCCAAAATTCGTAACCCTTACCAAAATGCAGAATTTCCCCTTAAAAGAGCTCATAATGGATCAGACGCGTCAGAAAAATCCTAGAAAAATGGACCATCACACCCACGATGCAACCTTTATGTAACTATCGCGCGCGCGATGGTGTGCTTAATTTTTCCCTAAGTTAAACTCTTTTGCTCCCCTTTTCACCtaaatttcactaagtccaatTTCTTCATACTAAGCTATTTTTCCCCATTATTTGGTCTTTATTATTCATTTTAGATcatctttcacttgttttgatCTGATTCTTCGACTAAATTTCTATAATGACGAACTGTCATCAGAGCTTCAAGATAAGTTGAAGAAAACACGGGCTTCAATCACTAACTGAGAGATTACACTTCTTGGACGTGGTTACTTTGAGTTCTCATTCTAAACTCGTGAAGATATCAACAGTATTTTTAGCGAGGGAACATGGGATTTAAAACCATAAATGCTATAGTTGTTAGCATGGACTTTTGATTTTAGGCCGGAGAATTTGAAAATTACAAACACTATGCATAGTATAACATGGTATGCCTTTAGAATATAGGGAGTCTACAACTCTCTTTTCCATTTTCTTGGTCATTGAAAAGCCTTTATCCTTGGATTAGCTAACAATGAGAAGGACAATGGGATATTTAACATAAGATCAAATTGAATTAAACATGGTAGATACATTGCATAATCCTATATTGGTTAAAAGATAAGGATGTGTATTATATGCTAATTAGGATTATGAAAGCTTGCCTTCATTATGTAGTCATTGCACTTGCGTAGGACATAATAGAGATCAATGTTGGAAATTAAAGGAAAAATGGGTTGAGAAGTCAAGTGACAAACCTGTTCAAAGGTATACCCCAAGAAACAAGCTATGGTGGAACGAACTAATCAAGAAATGGTGATGAAAGGGATGTACAAGTCAAATATATTGACACAGCCTATAATTTAGAATTCTCCAAATTGTATAATCTAGTTAATATGAAATAGGAGAGAAATAAGCCAACATTGAGATAAATGATGAGGTGGAGAGTGAGATAATTACTGAGATTATGGAGGATAGTATTGGTAATAATGAGCACGGTGATACGAATCAGGCACAAATTGAGGATGTAAATTATGCATGGAAAAAAAGTGGAGTTGAATGTAAATACAAAGGTTAAGGTCAATTGAGAGATGAGGAAGAGATGTCAATTACTCAAGAGCTCGGCAAACTCAAGAGATGAGGAAGAGGCATTATGAagatgattgagatacttcataTATAAGAGCTCAACAAACTCAATTGAGAGATGAGGAAGAGGTGCCAATTACTCAAGAAAATAACAAATGTGCACTTTTTAGGGGGAAAAGCAGGGGAAGGCCTAAATAACATTTATCTAGAATGGAAATTAATACCCGAGCCATGTCAGGTAAATACCAAAGATCTCAATGAAAACCATTTATTGAAATGCACATGGGGAATAGAACATGGACACAATATTAACAATGTGAAATTTATGTAATCAATACAAGCCTTACTTGCTTTTGATAGTTATACCAATTATGTCTTGCTCTCATTTTCCTTTGGATTGTTTAACCTAACTTAGACTTGTAAGATTTGAAATGAATTCCAAACAACATAATGATTCAAATTGATGGTACTTATCTGTCAATAACTTACAAATTGGTTTGCTTTATCTCTTAGAATATTATATTACCTTTCCAATTAAAGTGGATCAAAAGAATTTTAACATGTCATCCATTTATTCTAGCACATCTCATATGATTAGAAAACAAATATAGATAGAGCTAAGTATTTTTTGTCAAATTAATCATGGCCATTAATGGTGTATTATTGGGGATTTAAATATAGTGATTGAAGCCCGTAAAATATTTAGTAAAAGACATCCTAATAATACATAAGTTGATGAATTTCTAAGATGGAGAAACCAAAATATTCTTATATATTTTGATATTAATGGAAGCTACTATAAATGAGCAAATGATATAAGGGAGGGGGAATCTATACATCAATTAGCTTTTAAAGATTAATATGCAATCAAGATTAAATTTATGCTTAGAACATAAGTCGTTGTAGTACTTTGACCAAGAACCACTCAAATCACCACCTTATTCTATTTAGTTGTTACATGAACATTGTAGACTTTGTCAAACCATTTAAGTTCTTTAGAATCTAGACTCTTTAAAAAACTTGCAAAAAGGCAGTAGTTAAGCATTAGAAAATTAAAGTGGTAGGGTGTCCCATGTATGTGTTTGCTGCTAGATTGACCATACAAAAGCCTATATTGAAAAAACTAGAATAGATAGGTCTTTGGTTATGTTCATTATAATATGACTAAAACTACTAATGAAGTAAACATAATTCAATGCCTAATTAATTATATAAGGTACAATGACATGCTTGGTCATAAAGAAAATGATGATCTATGTGTTGCACAAGTTTCACCGTCATTTAGTTTTGATGATGAGAACTAAAATGACAACTCCATAAGTCAAATGACTTTTGGTGTTGATAGATTGTTCAAGAGTTCTTTGTGATAATTGTCAAATAGGGAGTTGATTTCAACTGTTTAATGGTTCTTAATAATGGAATTTAGTCAAGAAGAAGATATCTCAAGCCTTATCAATAAGATTTTCAAGTTTCAGTTAAAGTGCTAGACAATATTGAATCAAGTAGAGGATCTTAAAGTTGTGAAGTTGTGATAATTTGAAAGCTCACTAGGTCCCACACCTTGTGCTTTAATTTGTTCAATTTATTGTAAAAGAGACAAGTGTAAAAGCTTGTTATTTTGGAGTGGGTAGGCTTTAGTCACTTAACCCTAAATGACTATTCTCTCAAACTCTCGCTCGTTCTCATTTCTCACTAAGTCTTTCTTCATCCATTCCATTTCACTTCCTCTCGTAAAGAAACCCTAAAATTTCAAAACCCCACCACCGCGACTACTGAAGAATGCATATAATGGTGCAAATTCTTGCATTCATCATGCTATATCTCTCACATAACCTTTTTCTGAGTTCGTTTT includes:
- the LOC127135809 gene encoding uncharacterized protein LOC127135809 — protein: MEDYCKRTDEGQVSKGFVLADPSNFDIKNYVLSSLRDNPFDVNAIRDPWKHLARFYETTSMCKLINVTGDQVKLRLFGFSLIGRDKDWLCFLPNGTIQTWKELEDKFLERFFTTTQFTE